A part of Leptospira perdikensis genomic DNA contains:
- a CDS encoding ankyrin repeat domain-containing protein, whose amino-acid sequence MIQNIIDFVGKTKSNLRLRTLCSAITREDKESFDLLLSDSDLKEVLVSESPLLLGLAVTEVSNIYYLKKLLALGLDPNRPDNMGLYPIHKATETGNVEAVDVLLNSAADPNAADPSGVTALHIANSFDGLSEISDLLIRMGANIYQRYKLGKRYLM is encoded by the coding sequence ATGATACAAAACATAATCGATTTCGTTGGCAAAACAAAATCCAATCTTAGGTTACGAACATTGTGTTCTGCCATCACCAGAGAAGACAAAGAATCATTTGATTTATTATTATCTGACTCGGATTTGAAAGAAGTTTTAGTTTCTGAATCACCTCTGCTTCTTGGCCTTGCTGTGACTGAAGTTTCCAATATTTATTATTTAAAAAAGTTACTCGCTCTTGGACTTGATCCAAATAGACCAGATAACATGGGTTTGTATCCAATTCATAAAGCCACAGAAACGGGGAATGTAGAAGCTGTGGACGTTTTGTTAAATTCTGCTGCTGATCCGAATGCCGCTGATCCCAGTGGAGTCACTGCACTTCATATTGCCAACAGTTTTGATGGGCTTAGCGAAATTTCGGATCTACTCATTCGAATGGGTGCCAATATTTACCAAAGATATAAACTCGGCAAACGTTACTTAATGTAA
- a CDS encoding helix-turn-helix domain-containing protein, translated as MDISFLKPPSRFESSVKEFWIWKGVNVRELPWILPSYECEMVFHLGESPLVETEDKQLIRLPKLHLVGPQKRRWRILSESNLSLFAIRFYVGGLYSLFSKRGDELQNRFPEITTNRMLVEFSESKFNSEETISDFLISFLKQYPGEPSEIPVYVRFALLELTHPATSIENLCKKLGVSRKQLDRKFKEIVGLPPSEYRTVHRLLQMVRNPEHYRKNNPELRFTDLAQEFDYSDQSHFNRDFKRISGSIPNEWFAEYEKMSHFYNQDSSYTDRMET; from the coding sequence TTGGACATTTCTTTTTTAAAACCTCCTTCCCGTTTTGAATCCTCTGTAAAAGAATTTTGGATTTGGAAGGGAGTGAATGTTAGAGAACTTCCTTGGATATTGCCATCTTATGAGTGTGAGATGGTGTTTCATTTGGGAGAGTCTCCCCTTGTTGAAACGGAGGATAAACAACTCATTCGGTTGCCAAAACTTCATCTTGTTGGTCCTCAAAAAAGGAGATGGAGGATATTATCCGAATCTAATCTTTCTTTGTTTGCGATTCGGTTTTATGTAGGTGGGCTTTATTCTTTGTTTTCTAAAAGAGGAGATGAATTACAGAATCGATTTCCTGAAATTACAACCAATCGGATGTTAGTTGAATTTTCTGAATCCAAATTCAACTCTGAAGAAACAATTTCAGATTTTCTAATTTCTTTTTTAAAACAATATCCCGGAGAACCTTCTGAAATTCCGGTCTATGTTCGGTTTGCCCTTTTAGAACTCACTCATCCCGCGACCTCCATTGAAAATTTATGCAAAAAATTGGGGGTCTCTCGCAAACAATTGGATCGTAAATTCAAAGAAATTGTGGGTTTGCCTCCTTCTGAATACAGAACGGTGCACAGGTTACTCCAAATGGTGAGAAATCCCGAACACTATCGGAAAAACAATCCAGAATTACGATTCACTGATCTGGCCCAGGAATTTGATTATTCCGACCAGTCCCATTTCAATCGTGATTTCAAACGAATTTCAGGAAGTATTCCCAACGAATGGTTTGCGGAATATGAAAAAATGTCCCATTTTTACAATCAAGATTCGTCCTATACTGATAGGATGGAAACATGA
- a CDS encoding heavy metal translocating P-type ATPase, translating into METLNNTTERTLDLFGMTCANCALRIEKGLSKMEGVSDVRVNFARESVFLRSTDSVTVDSLLGKVESLGYSALVHDINKQSEAEKKQKDQIRNLKIRFLLSTIFALPLFYGMVTHFGFLSFMPMPHFLMDRFVQMAIAFPVQFIIGFPFYQSAYRALRNGSANMDVLVVIGTSAAYGYSMFGKHLYFETSAVLITFILGGKWIEHYAKGKSSDGINALIKLRPEMATVKFNEVWTDVPNEYLKLGDLVLVKAGERFPMDGTILEGESFSDESMLTGESMPVEKKVGDQILGGTMNGNGSLVVKATKVGNDTALAHIIRSVEESLGTKAPIQRIADQISAYFVPVVVSISIIDFLVWYFIINPGVTSSAIETSIAILVIACPCALGLATPISLLVGTGRAARRGVLFRSAEALESVSKINWIAFDKTGTLTEGKPKVVEITHAHLDPKELDLVLQTIVQIEKTSDHPLAKAIVGYGKEKKIFRDSAEMVSTKTHPGGGIQSEEKGSSYFVGKQMFVEENGFTLSALVKEFIQSWTTDGSSLVFVGIRGNINGMVVFRIEDSLRNDAKDCVEELKSIGVEPILLTGDNQTSAEKIARFVGITAVHSGLSPEDKARIIKTFKTKQIHSAMVGDGINDAPALASADVGIAMGTGSDVAIQTADVVLVNGDIQRIVDLIRIGKDTVINIRQNFGWALGYNLLGIPIAASGLLAPWVSGLAMALSSLSVVFNALRMSRWK; encoded by the coding sequence TTGGAAACGTTAAATAATACCACGGAACGAACATTAGATCTTTTTGGTATGACTTGTGCTAACTGTGCCCTTCGTATTGAGAAGGGTCTTTCTAAAATGGAAGGGGTTTCCGATGTTCGAGTTAATTTTGCGCGTGAATCTGTTTTTCTAAGAAGTACCGATTCTGTAACTGTTGATTCCCTTTTGGGAAAAGTTGAATCGCTTGGATACTCGGCCCTTGTTCATGATATTAATAAACAGTCCGAAGCAGAAAAAAAACAAAAAGACCAAATTCGAAATTTAAAAATCCGTTTTTTACTTTCGACAATATTCGCCTTGCCTTTGTTTTACGGTATGGTCACTCATTTTGGTTTTTTAAGTTTTATGCCTATGCCCCATTTTTTAATGGATCGATTTGTACAAATGGCCATAGCTTTTCCTGTGCAGTTTATTATTGGTTTTCCTTTTTATCAGTCTGCTTATCGTGCTTTGCGGAATGGATCTGCCAATATGGATGTTCTTGTTGTGATTGGAACCTCTGCGGCGTACGGGTACAGTATGTTTGGAAAACATCTTTATTTTGAAACTTCAGCAGTCCTCATCACCTTTATTTTGGGAGGGAAATGGATTGAACATTATGCCAAAGGAAAAAGTAGCGATGGTATCAACGCTCTGATCAAACTTCGACCTGAAATGGCAACGGTTAAATTTAATGAGGTTTGGACAGATGTTCCCAATGAATATCTAAAACTAGGGGACCTCGTATTAGTGAAAGCCGGGGAACGATTCCCAATGGATGGAACCATTTTGGAAGGAGAAAGTTTTTCCGATGAATCGATGTTAACTGGTGAAAGTATGCCCGTTGAAAAAAAAGTAGGCGATCAGATTCTTGGTGGGACTATGAATGGGAATGGATCTTTAGTTGTCAAAGCGACTAAGGTGGGAAATGACACTGCTCTGGCTCATATCATTCGTTCTGTGGAAGAATCTCTTGGCACCAAAGCTCCGATTCAAAGAATTGCAGATCAAATCTCTGCCTATTTTGTTCCTGTTGTTGTTTCTATCAGTATCATTGATTTTTTGGTTTGGTACTTCATCATCAATCCAGGAGTGACTAGTTCCGCGATTGAAACAAGTATTGCCATCCTTGTGATCGCTTGCCCTTGTGCTCTTGGCCTTGCGACACCAATTTCTTTATTAGTGGGAACGGGTCGCGCTGCCAGACGAGGCGTGTTATTTCGTAGTGCAGAAGCTTTGGAATCAGTTTCTAAAATCAATTGGATTGCCTTTGATAAAACGGGAACTCTTACGGAAGGAAAACCAAAAGTAGTAGAGATTACACACGCTCATTTGGATCCAAAGGAATTGGATCTTGTATTACAAACAATTGTACAAATAGAAAAAACTTCGGACCATCCACTGGCAAAGGCTATTGTTGGATACGGAAAAGAAAAAAAAATATTTAGAGATTCGGCCGAGATGGTGTCGACAAAAACCCATCCTGGTGGCGGAATCCAATCAGAAGAAAAAGGAAGTTCCTATTTCGTAGGCAAACAAATGTTTGTTGAAGAAAATGGATTTACTCTTTCTGCATTAGTAAAGGAATTTATCCAGTCTTGGACAACTGATGGATCCAGTTTGGTTTTTGTCGGTATCAGAGGCAATATCAATGGAATGGTGGTCTTTCGTATTGAGGACAGTTTGAGAAATGATGCTAAGGATTGTGTGGAAGAATTAAAATCCATCGGTGTGGAACCTATTCTACTAACGGGTGATAACCAAACTTCGGCTGAAAAGATTGCTCGTTTTGTGGGAATTACTGCCGTTCATTCTGGACTTTCACCTGAGGATAAAGCACGAATCATTAAAACTTTTAAAACAAAGCAAATCCACTCTGCTATGGTGGGTGATGGAATCAATGATGCTCCAGCCCTTGCTTCTGCCGATGTGGGCATTGCTATGGGGACAGGATCAGATGTAGCGATTCAAACCGCGGATGTTGTTCTTGTGAATGGAGACATCCAAAGAATTGTGGATCTGATTCGGATAGGTAAAGATACTGTCATCAACATCAGACAAAACTTTGGTTGGGCTCTCGGATACAATCTACTTGGGATTCCGATTGCCGCTTCAGGATTACTGGCACCTTGGGTGAGCGGGCTTGCGATGGCACTTAGTTCTTTGTCTGTTGTATTTAACGCCTTACGAATGAGTCGTTGGAAATAA
- a CDS encoding heavy-metal-associated domain-containing protein: MVNYEVEGMTCGHCKKTVETVFGEIGKEAIANIDDKLVTVKETLTDEELNKLRSRLSEDGYSLGNVK, from the coding sequence ATGGTTAATTATGAAGTAGAAGGAATGACTTGCGGACATTGTAAAAAAACTGTAGAAACGGTTTTTGGTGAAATCGGTAAAGAAGCAATTGCAAACATAGACGATAAATTGGTAACCGTGAAAGAAACTTTAACGGATGAAGAGTTGAATAAACTTCGCAGCCGTTTGAGTGAGGATGGATATTCCCTTGGAAACGTTAAATAA
- the cueR gene encoding Cu(I)-responsive transcriptional regulator: protein MNIGELSKESGVSTKLIRHYEGIGLIPEAGRMENGYRSYSSDDIHYLRFIKRSRELGFPLEDIKSLLGLWKNKSRSSKQVKLLAEKHLNELDLKLKQLKDMSDTLKNLVKHCHGDHRPDCPILKNLEQS from the coding sequence ATGAATATTGGAGAACTTTCGAAAGAATCTGGAGTCAGCACAAAACTCATTCGTCATTATGAAGGGATTGGTCTTATCCCAGAAGCAGGAAGGATGGAAAATGGATACAGATCCTATAGTTCAGATGATATTCACTACTTACGATTTATTAAAAGATCAAGGGAACTTGGTTTTCCACTCGAAGACATCAAAAGCCTACTCGGTCTTTGGAAAAACAAATCACGTAGCAGTAAACAGGTAAAATTACTCGCGGAAAAACATTTAAATGAATTGGATTTAAAATTAAAACAATTAAAAGACATGTCTGACACTTTAAAAAACCTCGTTAAACATTGTCATGGCGATCACAGACCCGATTGCCCAATCCTAAAAAATTTAGAACAAAGTTAA
- a CDS encoding SGNH/GDSL hydrolase family protein, which produces MKKDNDQSAFSSKPVKFVFYLLLSFFGLFFAFRIMDSSSFYLDFPYGHFHFPLGRQIPFFKEGEREFGEIDQFGFRKGSVKKNTKCNYLLLGDSQTFGSGLFWKDSFPEILNRETDCRWFNISIPGSTLENQFSMYQKVSSHLEFSHVYLFVYGNDIYETGDTPDYLHFVNHKKWYVHFLSFFFPEHTRLYLKKKYFESIQKRMESELERVSIQPYQAPNLKKRKDEIADYLPLKTLFQISPTYLSSSLDTKTYAKVNFDRWKKILLELNYKILDQGKHLTIVYIPLEVEFDKSRYDVYQGIGFVMNPKWLESDSELVEDLVQVSAENQIPFVDMRSWMRYRTDLLQKGDIHLNEVATRLIADILKNK; this is translated from the coding sequence ATGAAAAAAGATAATGATCAATCTGCTTTCTCATCCAAACCTGTAAAATTTGTTTTTTACCTACTCCTCTCCTTTTTCGGTTTGTTTTTTGCTTTTCGGATTATGGATTCCTCCAGTTTTTATTTAGATTTTCCTTATGGTCATTTTCATTTTCCTTTAGGTAGGCAAATTCCTTTTTTTAAAGAAGGTGAAAGAGAATTTGGCGAAATTGATCAATTTGGATTTCGGAAAGGGAGTGTAAAAAAGAATACAAAATGTAACTACTTATTGTTAGGTGATTCTCAGACATTTGGATCTGGTTTGTTTTGGAAAGATAGTTTCCCTGAAATTTTAAATAGAGAAACAGATTGTCGTTGGTTCAATATTAGTATCCCGGGTTCAACTTTAGAAAATCAATTTTCGATGTATCAAAAAGTTAGTTCTCATCTTGAATTTAGTCATGTATATTTATTTGTATATGGAAATGATATATATGAAACCGGAGATACACCAGACTATTTGCATTTTGTGAATCATAAAAAATGGTATGTTCATTTTCTTTCCTTTTTTTTTCCGGAACACACTCGTTTGTATTTAAAGAAAAAATACTTTGAATCCATACAAAAACGAATGGAATCCGAGTTGGAGCGAGTTTCTATTCAACCTTATCAGGCTCCGAACCTCAAAAAAAGAAAAGATGAAATTGCAGATTACCTTCCTCTAAAAACTTTATTTCAAATTAGCCCAACTTATCTTTCTAGTTCACTCGATACGAAAACGTATGCAAAAGTCAATTTCGATCGATGGAAAAAAATTCTATTAGAATTAAATTATAAAATTCTAGATCAAGGTAAACATCTAACGATAGTTTATATTCCCTTGGAAGTTGAGTTTGATAAAAGTCGTTATGACGTTTATCAAGGGATTGGATTTGTTATGAACCCAAAATGGTTAGAATCAGATTCCGAGTTAGTAGAAGATTTGGTTCAGGTGTCAGCTGAAAATCAGATTCCTTTTGTCGATATGAGAAGTTGGATGCGCTATAGAACAGATTTGTTGCAAAAAGGTGATATCCATTTGAATGAAGTCGCGACTCGGCTCATTGCAGATATTCTAAAAAATAAGTAA
- a CDS encoding LA_3751/LA_3752 family putative glycosyltransferase, translated as MTRSKKAIGFFVSLTFLTFGYFAFTTKEIQPFSDFALLEWQIKLALQGTFHLHYEYLLEDPNFQFFPLPDIFFHVHNGLPYSTFPNFYPILFSPIYACFGILGIKLAQLVLFFLSIYIFYLMNKDVSSTILLLFGSTISIYVFLIHETILFLFLEVLVLYLYHRRWTGFSGLLSMCLVWMRPEMIFAIGFLPLCFTKEHNWKRFVFIFFITGTLFSILNQITLGTFFPLRLVKNSGFQFRTDTSFYLFKIWAEQVPIFILFVLSFIRSMVRKVFSYQNLVLLLITIVMILISPNTGGHNTPRYLFGLIPLYILVLRKNEIAETQITKPWIFILFILSCYSLNTLFQQTKELRKISKYQMNTVQEITKIKDKVLVFNNSDFSFVVAPEFMSLPFSKSEKDILLLRPDYDNKTLIQILTTKHNQSFTFLELPPSPIPLRPNVAEIIFQSQIKYRISYRYQLPEVLLPIQATQCLLEVFYKP; from the coding sequence ATGACACGATCAAAAAAAGCAATTGGTTTCTTTGTTAGCTTAACATTTTTAACCTTCGGGTATTTTGCGTTCACCACAAAGGAAATCCAACCGTTTTCTGACTTTGCCCTTTTAGAATGGCAAATAAAGTTAGCCCTTCAAGGAACGTTTCATTTACATTATGAATATCTTTTAGAAGATCCGAACTTTCAATTTTTTCCGCTACCGGATATTTTCTTCCATGTACACAATGGTCTCCCCTATTCCACTTTCCCCAACTTTTATCCCATTCTTTTTTCCCCAATTTATGCATGTTTTGGCATATTAGGAATCAAACTCGCACAACTTGTACTATTTTTCCTTTCAATATATATTTTCTATCTAATGAACAAAGATGTGAGTTCCACAATACTTCTGTTATTTGGATCGACAATCTCCATATACGTTTTTTTAATCCATGAAACCATTTTATTTCTTTTTTTAGAGGTTCTGGTATTGTATCTGTATCATCGCAGATGGACTGGCTTTTCAGGACTTTTATCTATGTGCCTGGTTTGGATGAGACCAGAAATGATTTTTGCTATTGGATTTCTTCCACTTTGTTTTACAAAAGAACATAACTGGAAACGGTTTGTATTCATTTTCTTTATAACAGGGACCTTATTTTCGATCCTAAACCAAATTACCTTAGGAACGTTTTTTCCTCTTCGTTTAGTTAAAAATTCAGGTTTTCAATTTAGGACTGATACAAGTTTTTATTTGTTTAAAATTTGGGCAGAACAAGTTCCTATTTTTATTTTGTTTGTTCTTAGTTTTATAAGATCAATGGTGCGAAAAGTATTTTCATATCAAAATTTAGTTTTGTTGCTAATAACAATTGTTATGATACTCATCTCACCAAATACTGGCGGCCATAACACTCCTAGATATTTATTTGGACTCATACCCCTCTACATTTTGGTTCTCCGAAAAAATGAAATCGCAGAAACCCAAATAACAAAACCTTGGATTTTTATCCTTTTCATACTTTCATGTTATAGTTTAAATACACTTTTCCAACAAACGAAAGAACTAAGAAAAATTTCAAAATACCAAATGAACACTGTGCAGGAAATTACAAAGATAAAAGATAAAGTGTTAGTTTTTAATAATTCAGATTTTTCTTTTGTTGTAGCACCAGAGTTTATGTCCTTACCTTTTTCAAAATCAGAAAAAGACATACTCTTACTTAGACCTGATTACGATAACAAAACCTTAATTCAAATTCTAACGACAAAACATAACCAAAGTTTTACATTTTTAGAACTTCCGCCTTCTCCTATTCCACTCCGTCCCAATGTAGCAGAAATAATCTTTCAGTCTCAAATCAAATATCGGATAAGTTACCGTTACCAATTGCCGGAAGTTTTACTCCCCATCCAAGCAACACAATGTTTGCTCGAGGTATTCTATAAACCCTAA
- a CDS encoding STAS domain-containing protein: protein MAIVIEIKNNDLSFDGLSGFRERIMSTINHTKEDVVLDFTDISMSLDSATIGELMKFHSALESQHLQLQIRGVNKLIRTVFRLNKLDTILHLLD, encoded by the coding sequence TTGGCAATTGTAATCGAAATCAAGAACAATGATCTTTCTTTTGATGGACTCAGTGGATTCCGAGAGAGAATTATGTCTACCATCAACCATACTAAGGAAGATGTTGTCTTAGACTTTACGGATATTTCCATGTCTTTGGATAGCGCAACCATAGGGGAATTGATGAAATTTCATTCGGCATTGGAATCGCAACATTTACAGCTACAAATTCGAGGAGTGAACAAACTCATTCGAACCGTTTTCCGGTTAAACAAACTCGACACCATCCTCCATCTCCTCGATTAA
- a CDS encoding PAS domain-containing sensor histidine kinase, with translation MFQTNYNDLLSDIPDLVCELDSSEKIRYVNSFHKHRLGYESHEIIGRSVDEFFHPEDRNELLTKISRLQTPGAETKGIWRIAHKEGYFLTFECRGKLQPDSEGNKRIVVIARDITEELGAEFKLHTKSISKTQITAELQPKASDLRHQSLFELKMSQFEFSQLKHAFDEHAIIAITDRGGQITYANDRFCEVSMYSREELIGNNHRLLNSGFHSPEFFGRMYHMIQNGYVWKGEIRNRTKTGSIYWVSATIVPLRSIDGSINRFFALHTLITRTIESEEKVSQLLQEKELLLQEVHHRIKNNLFSVYSLLKMQANFSDDEHLKEQFDEAAGRLRSMMALYDRLYRSQNRNAIDLKEYIPNLVVQILSTYSKNIHFDFISYEPVIVKPDIANNLGIILNELICNSVKHSFLSCDSGMIEIEIKKEEHQIQFVYQDNGEPLPDTFSLGNSEAGFGIKLMNLLVQQLKGKVELRPGQKVRFELLVPIR, from the coding sequence ATGTTTCAAACAAATTACAACGATTTACTTTCTGACATACCTGATTTGGTTTGTGAGTTGGATTCCTCAGAAAAGATTCGTTATGTAAACTCGTTCCATAAACATAGATTAGGTTATGAGTCCCATGAAATAATTGGGCGGTCTGTAGATGAATTTTTTCATCCTGAGGATAGAAACGAACTGCTTACAAAAATCTCTCGTTTGCAGACACCGGGTGCAGAAACAAAAGGGATTTGGAGAATTGCACATAAAGAAGGCTATTTTTTAACTTTTGAATGTAGAGGGAAACTCCAACCCGATTCTGAAGGTAACAAAAGGATTGTTGTGATTGCTCGGGACATTACTGAAGAACTCGGAGCAGAATTTAAATTACATACAAAATCAATTTCTAAAACTCAAATAACAGCAGAATTACAACCTAAGGCATCGGATTTACGCCACCAAAGTTTATTTGAATTAAAAATGTCTCAGTTCGAGTTTTCTCAATTGAAACATGCTTTCGATGAACATGCAATCATTGCCATTACAGATCGAGGTGGGCAGATTACTTATGCCAACGATCGGTTTTGTGAAGTATCTATGTATTCAAGAGAAGAACTTATCGGGAATAACCACCGTTTATTGAATTCAGGATTTCATTCCCCGGAGTTTTTTGGTCGTATGTATCATATGATACAGAATGGATATGTATGGAAGGGAGAAATCAGAAATAGAACTAAAACGGGATCTATTTACTGGGTGAGTGCTACGATTGTTCCTTTACGTTCTATCGATGGAAGTATTAATCGTTTTTTTGCCTTACATACTTTGATCACACGCACTATCGAATCAGAAGAAAAAGTATCACAATTGTTACAAGAAAAAGAATTACTTTTACAGGAAGTACACCACCGAATCAAAAACAATTTGTTTTCTGTTTATAGTCTTCTTAAGATGCAGGCAAACTTTTCTGACGACGAACATCTGAAAGAACAGTTTGATGAAGCGGCAGGTCGCTTACGTAGTATGATGGCACTTTACGATCGTTTGTATCGATCTCAAAATCGTAATGCTATTGATTTAAAGGAGTATATCCCAAATTTAGTTGTACAAATTCTCTCAACCTATTCAAAAAACATTCATTTTGATTTTATTTCGTATGAACCTGTCATTGTGAAACCGGATATCGCAAATAATTTAGGAATCATTTTAAACGAATTGATTTGTAATTCTGTAAAACATTCTTTTCTTTCTTGTGATTCGGGAATGATCGAAATCGAAATCAAAAAAGAAGAACATCAAATACAGTTTGTTTATCAAGACAATGGTGAACCTCTTCCCGATACTTTTTCTTTAGGAAATTCCGAGGCAGGATTTGGAATCAAACTGATGAATTTACTTGTCCAACAATTGAAAGGCAAAGTGGAATTGAGACCAGGACAGAAAGTACGTTTTGAATTGTTAGTTCCAATACGATGA
- a CDS encoding SDR family NAD(P)-dependent oxidoreductase has protein sequence MSEFYQDEWVWITGASSGIGKELVNQAYKQNAKILLASRKTKSLEAIAKELHLEKGRYAVEKLDLEDYKSAAAFAKRCLQKYGIPKVVIHNGGISQRSLTKETNLVTLEKIMNTNFYGAAEMTRAMLPQILGKKEVHFAVISSVAGKLGSPLRSAYSASKFALVGFFHCLRSEEEKSGIFVTMVYPGFIQTNISKNALKGDGSSTGTMDSVIAAGLPVQLCAHRILHAVANKQREVVISGIKEKFGLFLQAVYPSLFFKMIQKAKVR, from the coding sequence ATGAGCGAATTTTATCAAGATGAATGGGTTTGGATTACGGGAGCCTCCTCTGGGATTGGAAAAGAACTCGTTAACCAAGCATACAAACAGAATGCCAAGATCTTACTTGCGTCTCGAAAAACAAAATCTCTTGAAGCCATTGCCAAAGAACTCCATTTAGAAAAAGGGCGTTATGCTGTAGAGAAGTTGGATTTGGAAGACTACAAATCAGCCGCAGCATTTGCTAAACGTTGTTTGCAAAAATATGGAATTCCCAAAGTGGTCATTCATAACGGTGGAATCAGCCAAAGATCCTTAACCAAAGAAACCAATTTAGTAACACTCGAAAAGATCATGAATACCAATTTTTATGGCGCAGCAGAAATGACTCGAGCTATGTTACCACAAATCTTAGGTAAGAAGGAAGTTCATTTTGCAGTGATTTCGAGTGTTGCAGGTAAACTGGGTAGCCCACTCCGCTCTGCTTATTCGGCCTCCAAATTCGCGTTAGTTGGGTTTTTCCATTGTTTACGATCGGAAGAAGAAAAATCTGGAATTTTTGTGACTATGGTATATCCAGGGTTTATTCAAACAAATATATCTAAAAATGCACTAAAGGGAGATGGTTCCTCTACGGGAACTATGGATTCTGTCATTGCTGCTGGACTACCAGTGCAGTTATGTGCACATCGAATTTTACATGCAGTAGCTAACAAACAACGTGAAGTTGTTATTTCTGGAATCAAAGAAAAATTCGGCTTGTTTCTACAAGCGGTATACCCATCGTTATTTTTCAAAATGATTCAAAAAGCAAAAGTAAGGTAG